In Desulfovibrio gilichinskyi, a genomic segment contains:
- the hmcC gene encoding sulfate respiration complex protein HmcC, which produces MSNPGNAGSKSAITPFNVIAGAIIVMGLVITVLRFTKGLGAVTNLDDNNPWGIWIGFDLLCGVALAAGGYTTSAACYIFGLKRFHSAVRPAILTAFLGYALVVFALMYDLGRPWRLPFPIFYQQGTTSLLFEVGLCVMIYLTVLFIEFTPAVFEWLGMKKLRNVVVKLTLALTIFGVVLSTLHQSSLGALYTIAPSKLHPLWYSPYLPVFFFVSSIAAGLSMVIFEGTLSHKKLHRMMDEEYLKHHDGVVLGFGKAASLVLFAYFAIKMIGLAYGNNWHYLTTGYGVWFMVEMIGFVALPCFLYALGVREKNLSIIRNAAIITVLGIILNRFNISLIAFNYHLPSSERYFPTMMEIGISIFVVTLGVVIFRFITTRMPIFFEHPDYKGKH; this is translated from the coding sequence ATGTCCAATCCCGGCAACGCAGGATCAAAATCTGCAATCACTCCGTTTAATGTGATTGCAGGTGCCATCATTGTTATGGGGCTGGTCATAACTGTTCTCAGATTCACCAAAGGGCTGGGTGCTGTCACCAATCTTGACGACAACAACCCTTGGGGAATTTGGATCGGATTTGACCTTCTCTGCGGCGTAGCACTTGCGGCCGGTGGATATACCACCTCTGCAGCATGTTACATCTTCGGACTTAAACGGTTTCACTCCGCAGTACGTCCGGCAATTCTAACAGCATTCCTCGGATACGCTCTGGTGGTTTTTGCACTGATGTACGACCTCGGTCGTCCTTGGAGACTGCCGTTCCCTATATTCTATCAGCAAGGAACAACCTCCCTGCTTTTCGAAGTAGGTCTGTGCGTTATGATATATCTGACAGTACTGTTTATAGAATTCACTCCTGCCGTTTTCGAATGGCTGGGCATGAAGAAACTCAGAAACGTCGTAGTCAAACTGACTCTGGCTCTGACTATATTCGGAGTAGTACTTTCAACACTTCATCAGTCCTCTCTCGGAGCACTGTATACAATTGCACCGTCTAAGCTGCACCCACTGTGGTACTCGCCTTATCTGCCGGTGTTCTTCTTTGTATCCAGTATCGCAGCAGGGCTCTCAATGGTAATTTTCGAAGGAACCCTTTCCCATAAAAAACTGCACCGCATGATGGATGAGGAATACCTCAAACACCATGACGGCGTAGTTCTCGGATTCGGTAAGGCAGCATCTCTGGTGCTCTTCGCATACTTCGCCATCAAGATGATCGGACTGGCATACGGCAACAACTGGCATTACCTGACAACAGGCTACGGTGTGTGGTTCATGGTTGAAATGATCGGTTTTGTTGCACTGCCTTGTTTCCTCTACGCTCTCGGTGTCCGTGAAAAGAATCTGTCAATTATCAGGAATGCAGCGATTATCACTGTTCTCGGTATCATTCTCAATAGATTCAACATTTCACTGATAGCGTTTAACTACCACCTGCCTTCGTCAGAAAGGTACTTCCCCACTATGATGGAGATAGGAATTTCCATCTTCGTGGTCACCTTAGGTGTGGTTATATTCCGTTTCATTACCACTCGGATGCCGATTTTCTTCGAACATCCGGACTACAAAGGCAAACACTAG
- the hmcF gene encoding sulfate respiration complex iron-sulfur protein HmcF, translating into MPEGKLCNRNPIKTDEQLKLTLSDSRGKQYYEEMKELDVDSDALWGAIQKTLKSRTKTWLEICAHCGLCAESCFLYQVNGRVPTQVPSYKIQSTLGQIIKKKGKVTNEFMRHCMDVAWSQCTCCNRCGMYCPHGIDMGVMFSYLRGLLYSQGFVPWELKIGSGMHRVYRAQMDVTTEDWVETCEWMAEETAEEWPGLEIPVDKQDADIMYTCNAREPKHYPEDVAEAAILFHVAGENWTVPSEGWEQTSLSMFAGDWECCKDNVLNVYSAIERLNPKRAIGTECGHAHRATVIEGPYWAGRPDGLPPRPYIHYVEWLAEALRTGKLKIDPAKRIKEPVTLQDSCNYVRNQGLKDITREIISYIVEPGYFVEMSPNKEHNYCCGGGGGFNGIGMYREQRNVALRKKMDQILATGCKLVIAPCHNCWDAIRDLEEEYKIGIRWSFLKPLIIGMLDVPEHLLPQDEE; encoded by the coding sequence ATGCCTGAAGGAAAGTTATGTAATAGAAACCCGATTAAGACAGATGAACAGCTTAAGCTGACTCTGTCCGACAGTCGCGGTAAGCAATACTACGAAGAAATGAAAGAACTGGACGTCGATTCTGACGCCCTCTGGGGAGCAATCCAAAAGACACTGAAATCCAGAACCAAAACATGGCTGGAAATCTGTGCTCATTGCGGACTCTGCGCCGAAAGTTGCTTTCTATATCAAGTTAACGGTCGCGTACCTACTCAGGTACCGTCTTATAAGATTCAGTCCACACTTGGACAGATTATAAAAAAGAAAGGTAAAGTAACCAACGAATTCATGCGTCACTGCATGGATGTCGCATGGTCACAATGCACATGCTGTAACCGTTGCGGAATGTACTGTCCCCACGGCATAGACATGGGTGTTATGTTCTCTTACCTCAGAGGCCTTCTTTACTCTCAGGGATTCGTTCCGTGGGAGCTTAAAATCGGTTCCGGCATGCATCGCGTTTACCGCGCCCAGATGGACGTAACCACCGAAGACTGGGTTGAAACCTGCGAATGGATGGCTGAAGAAACCGCTGAAGAATGGCCGGGTCTTGAAATCCCCGTGGACAAGCAGGATGCAGACATCATGTATACCTGCAACGCACGTGAACCTAAGCATTATCCTGAAGATGTAGCTGAAGCAGCAATTCTATTCCACGTAGCCGGTGAAAACTGGACCGTACCTTCAGAAGGGTGGGAACAGACTTCCCTCTCCATGTTTGCAGGGGACTGGGAATGCTGTAAAGACAACGTCCTTAATGTATACAGTGCCATTGAACGTTTGAACCCTAAACGTGCAATCGGAACCGAATGCGGACACGCTCATCGCGCAACAGTTATTGAAGGACCATACTGGGCCGGCCGGCCTGACGGTTTACCTCCTCGTCCTTACATCCACTACGTAGAATGGCTGGCTGAAGCATTACGCACCGGCAAGCTTAAAATTGATCCTGCAAAAAGAATCAAAGAGCCTGTCACCCTGCAGGATTCCTGCAACTACGTTCGTAATCAGGGCCTTAAAGATATCACCAGAGAAATCATCAGCTATATAGTTGAACCTGGATACTTTGTTGAGATGTCTCCTAACAAAGAGCACAACTACTGCTGCGGCGGTGGTGGTGGATTCAACGGAATAGGCATGTACCGTGAGCAGCGTAACGTTGCTCTGCGCAAGAAAATGGATCAGATCCTCGCTACCGGCTGCAAGCTGGTTATCGCTCCATGCCATAACTGCTGGGATGCTATCCGGGACCTTGAGGAAGAGTATAAAATCGGCATCCGCTGGTCATTCCTCAAGCCGCTGATTATCGGTATGCTGGATGTGCCCGAACATCTGTTGCCACAAGACGAAGAGTAA
- a CDS encoding response regulator has translation MSNEKLMLVDDEEGIRRFLGLTLVDLGYTVQTAENGQAALELLKSFRPSIILTDIKMPQMDGIELLKTVKREFPEIEVIMLTGHGDLDLAIESLKFDAADFITKPINDEVLEISLVRILEKIQMKNKLREYTENLERLVDEKTQRIIDLERQTAACQVIEGLSTALSNASNEMEDDSGLFNELPCLVSIHTRYLEIVAANKLLKERLGDVIGKNSFDIYSDRTSGANACPVQKTFSTGKGQRSKETFLGKDGEEIPVTVYTAPIANKEGEIELVLDISVDMTELKRLKDELLTTQHKFERLFDEAPCYISVQNKDFSIAEVNRRFKEDFHDAPGSLCFRTYKQSLEPCAECPVQLTFQDGESHQMETVVTTKKGEQKNMLVWSAPIRDLYGEITQVMEMSTDITEIRRLQDHLTSLGFMLGSMSHGVKGMLTALDGGIYRLESGLRKNDQERIDAATAVLKNTVGRVKKMVLDILYYAKSRELELESVEASTFLNETVMLVEPKAKNAGLEININIPEKLGTIKIDSSAMSATLVNFLENAVDACDKPIEGRKHSIGFSASLKEKNLIIVISDTGIGMDQDTKNKIFTLFFSSKGKKGTGIGLFISNQTIEQHGGKIEVESELGNGTVFTITLPCTV, from the coding sequence ATGAGCAATGAAAAGTTAATGCTTGTAGATGACGAGGAAGGCATAAGACGCTTTCTCGGGCTCACTCTTGTAGATCTTGGATATACTGTCCAGACTGCTGAAAACGGTCAAGCAGCACTGGAATTGCTTAAATCCTTTCGGCCTTCCATCATTCTTACAGATATTAAAATGCCTCAGATGGACGGCATTGAACTGCTTAAAACTGTAAAGCGGGAATTTCCTGAAATTGAAGTCATCATGCTGACAGGGCATGGCGATTTAGATCTTGCAATTGAATCACTTAAATTTGACGCTGCGGACTTTATCACAAAACCTATAAATGATGAAGTTCTTGAAATTTCTCTGGTCCGGATTCTGGAAAAAATCCAGATGAAAAACAAACTCCGTGAATACACCGAGAATCTGGAACGTTTAGTCGATGAAAAAACTCAAAGAATAATCGATCTTGAACGTCAAACTGCGGCCTGTCAGGTAATTGAGGGACTCAGTACGGCCCTATCAAATGCATCTAATGAGATGGAAGACGACTCCGGACTTTTCAATGAACTGCCCTGCCTTGTTTCAATACACACCAGATATCTGGAAATAGTTGCCGCCAATAAGCTCCTTAAAGAACGCCTTGGGGATGTTATAGGTAAAAACAGTTTCGACATTTATTCAGACCGGACATCCGGGGCAAATGCCTGTCCTGTTCAAAAAACATTTTCCACTGGTAAAGGGCAACGCAGCAAAGAAACATTCCTTGGAAAGGACGGAGAAGAAATTCCTGTCACAGTATACACCGCCCCCATTGCGAATAAAGAAGGCGAAATAGAACTCGTTCTCGATATTTCAGTGGATATGACTGAACTGAAACGCCTCAAAGACGAACTCCTGACTACTCAGCATAAATTCGAGCGATTATTCGATGAAGCTCCCTGCTATATTTCTGTACAAAATAAAGATTTCAGTATTGCCGAAGTTAATCGCCGTTTTAAAGAAGATTTCCATGACGCCCCCGGTTCACTGTGTTTTAGAACCTACAAGCAGAGTCTTGAGCCATGCGCGGAATGCCCTGTTCAGCTAACATTTCAAGATGGCGAATCCCATCAAATGGAAACAGTTGTAACAACTAAAAAAGGTGAGCAGAAAAATATGCTGGTATGGTCTGCTCCGATTCGTGATCTTTATGGAGAAATTACGCAGGTAATGGAAATGTCCACCGACATTACAGAAATACGGCGACTGCAAGACCATTTAACCTCACTGGGATTTATGCTCGGCTCCATGTCGCATGGAGTTAAGGGAATGCTTACCGCACTGGACGGCGGGATTTACAGACTTGAATCAGGACTGCGCAAAAATGATCAGGAACGGATAGATGCGGCTACGGCGGTACTTAAAAACACTGTCGGGCGGGTTAAAAAAATGGTTCTGGATATTCTCTATTACGCAAAATCACGCGAGCTTGAGCTTGAATCCGTAGAAGCTTCAACCTTCCTTAACGAAACAGTGATGCTGGTAGAGCCAAAAGCCAAGAACGCCGGACTTGAAATTAATATAAACATACCGGAAAAACTCGGCACAATTAAAATCGATTCGAGTGCTATGTCTGCAACTCTTGTAAATTTTCTCGAAAATGCAGTAGATGCCTGTGATAAACCGATTGAAGGCAGAAAACACTCCATAGGGTTCTCTGCATCTTTAAAAGAAAAGAACCTGATAATTGTAATATCCGACACCGGGATTGGTATGGATCAAGACACCAAAAATAAAATTTTCACTCTTTTCTTTTCATCTAAAGGTAAGAAAGGAACCGGAATCGGTCTTTTCATTTCCAACCAAACGATTGAACAGCACGGCGGAAAAATAGAGGTGGAATCCGAACTTGGCAATGGAACGGTTTTCACAATTACCCTGCCATGCACAGTTTAA
- the hmcE gene encoding sulfate respiration complex protein HmcE, whose translation MYDFLTGPMLWLTFIVSFGGLLVRVVLYIKGLSQQLDRVAYRAHMSYGLKGAFNSIISFLNPVGARLWRIRPGFTLMFFAFHIGIVITPIFLIAHNVMLQENLGISLPALPSGVADFMTWMAIVAGLLLALRRVAFPEVRIVTTAYDYLMIVITLAPFVTGLISRYAIGDNQFWLIAHIITGEIWLLSLPFTKLSHVVLFFMSRAQLGMDYGIKRGGMKGSSMSW comes from the coding sequence ATGTACGATTTTCTAACAGGGCCTATGCTCTGGCTGACATTCATAGTCAGCTTCGGTGGCCTGTTGGTGCGCGTCGTGCTCTACATAAAGGGCCTCAGCCAGCAGCTTGACCGAGTAGCTTACCGCGCTCACATGTCCTATGGACTTAAAGGTGCGTTCAATTCAATCATCAGCTTCCTGAACCCCGTAGGCGCCCGTCTCTGGAGAATTCGTCCAGGGTTCACGCTTATGTTCTTTGCATTTCATATTGGGATAGTGATCACTCCTATTTTCCTGATCGCTCACAATGTAATGCTACAGGAAAACCTTGGAATCAGCCTTCCGGCTCTTCCAAGCGGCGTAGCTGATTTTATGACATGGATGGCAATTGTTGCAGGTCTGTTATTAGCTCTGCGCCGCGTTGCTTTCCCTGAAGTAAGAATTGTTACCACAGCATATGATTATCTGATGATAGTGATAACCTTAGCTCCTTTTGTTACCGGGCTTATCTCCAGATATGCAATCGGTGACAATCAGTTCTGGCTTATCGCCCACATCATCACGGGTGAAATCTGGTTGTTGAGCCTGCCCTTCACAAAGCTCAGCCACGTTGTTCTGTTCTTCATGTCCCGTGCACAGCTCGGAATGGATTACGGCATCAAACGCGGCGGCATGAAGGGTTCCTCCATGTCCTGGTAA
- the hmcD gene encoding sulfate respiration complex protein HmcD, which translates to MELHNLQEYYTFTKGIVYLIMGGALIGVTLFWQYLMGGNNNDD; encoded by the coding sequence ATGGAACTACACAACCTGCAAGAGTACTACACTTTCACCAAAGGTATCGTGTACTTGATCATGGGCGGAGCTCTTATCGGAGTAACTCTGTTCTGGCAGTACCTGATGGGTGGAAACAACAACGACGATTAA
- a CDS encoding universal stress protein: MFKKILLATTGSPASFGAARVAFDMAKRYGSEVTIFHVLGVPTKAFSNFVNDVRTGEEVEVDEEYISWVEEELKTTYAKQFAGAENARIVITTGAPHREILREARAQDADLIVMGASSGDNAIYRKGYPGSTLQKVAKAARCPVLTVHRESASYWGGFSSILFGTDFSKQAVSAFKFALNTARELDCTLTIFHALDISGKVLDQTQIEDDLIVARKRIRETYVPLMGDFKNFDIEVWEGAPYVEIVKLAREKQVDLIVMAHHTHELDAEKAKIGSTVEQVIIRANCPVVSVSKPDKV, encoded by the coding sequence ATGTTTAAAAAAATTCTTTTGGCCACCACCGGATCTCCGGCAAGCTTCGGAGCTGCCCGCGTAGCCTTCGATATGGCCAAACGCTACGGCTCGGAAGTAACAATCTTCCATGTTCTGGGAGTGCCTACCAAGGCTTTCTCTAATTTTGTTAATGATGTTCGTACCGGCGAAGAAGTTGAAGTGGATGAAGAGTATATCTCATGGGTTGAAGAAGAACTTAAGACCACTTACGCAAAACAATTCGCAGGTGCCGAGAATGCCAGAATCGTGATTACTACCGGTGCTCCACACCGGGAAATTCTACGCGAAGCACGTGCGCAGGATGCTGACCTTATCGTTATGGGCGCAAGCTCAGGCGATAACGCCATATACCGTAAAGGTTATCCCGGCAGCACATTGCAAAAGGTAGCTAAAGCAGCCCGCTGTCCAGTGCTGACTGTGCATCGTGAATCCGCATCATACTGGGGCGGTTTCTCAAGCATCTTATTTGGAACAGACTTCTCCAAACAGGCTGTAAGCGCATTTAAATTTGCTCTTAACACAGCCCGTGAGCTTGATTGTACTCTGACCATCTTCCACGCGCTGGACATCAGCGGCAAGGTTCTGGATCAGACTCAGATTGAAGATGACCTTATCGTCGCCCGCAAGCGCATCCGTGAAACATACGTTCCGCTGATGGGTGACTTTAAGAACTTTGATATCGAAGTGTGGGAAGGAGCTCCTTACGTGGAGATAGTTAAACTTGCCCGTGAAAAACAGGTGGACCTTATTGTTATGGCTCACCACACTCACGAGCTTGACGCAGAAAAGGCAAAGATCGGTTCCACTGTGGAACAGGTCATTATCCGGGCAAACTGCCCGGTTGTCAGTGTCAGCAAGCCGGATAAAGTTTAA
- the hmcB gene encoding sulfate respiration complex iron-sulfur protein HmcB codes for MLRRTFLGMLGTACVGASIPSVASASKEFKGYPGSKGVLFDATRCIGCRKCESACNKVNNLPAPDKKFDDLSVLDTKRRTDAKTLTVVNKYESGKGPLFRKSQCNHCMEPACASACFVKAFKKLPNGAVVYDESVCVGCRYCMVACPFEIPTYEYDEPLHPRVMKCTMCAPRQAEGKLPGCVEECPKEALVFGERDELIKIARDRIKRNPDRYIDHIYGETEMGGTSWLYLSGVPFSELGMREDLGTKSAPELTAGALASVPMVAGLWPALLGGIYAISKRKDKVAEEEKKEAVENAIAKASAQAEKTLSEALTKADVANKRQIEVEVKKAVEEALAPKDEQEENSEEES; via the coding sequence ATGTTACGCAGAACATTCCTCGGAATGCTTGGCACAGCCTGTGTGGGAGCCTCAATTCCAAGTGTAGCGTCAGCTAGCAAAGAATTCAAAGGCTACCCCGGCAGCAAGGGCGTCCTTTTCGACGCAACCCGCTGCATAGGTTGTCGCAAATGTGAATCAGCATGTAACAAAGTCAATAATTTGCCCGCTCCGGACAAAAAATTTGATGATCTGTCAGTGCTGGACACAAAACGCAGAACCGACGCAAAGACTCTTACTGTTGTTAATAAATATGAGAGCGGCAAAGGCCCTCTTTTCCGCAAGTCACAGTGTAACCACTGTATGGAGCCGGCCTGTGCTTCAGCTTGCTTTGTAAAAGCATTTAAAAAACTGCCTAACGGAGCTGTCGTCTATGACGAATCAGTGTGCGTAGGCTGTCGCTACTGCATGGTAGCATGCCCTTTCGAAATTCCGACTTATGAATATGACGAACCTCTGCACCCGAGAGTTATGAAGTGTACTATGTGCGCTCCTAGGCAAGCTGAAGGCAAATTGCCCGGCTGCGTAGAAGAATGCCCTAAAGAAGCTTTGGTTTTCGGCGAAAGAGATGAACTCATCAAAATCGCACGCGATCGCATTAAGCGCAATCCGGACCGTTACATAGATCACATTTACGGTGAAACTGAAATGGGCGGAACAAGCTGGCTCTACCTCTCCGGAGTTCCTTTCTCCGAACTGGGAATGCGTGAAGATTTAGGAACAAAATCTGCTCCTGAACTTACTGCAGGCGCGCTTGCATCCGTACCGATGGTAGCTGGTCTCTGGCCGGCACTTCTCGGCGGCATTTATGCAATAAGCAAACGCAAAGATAAAGTTGCTGAAGAAGAAAAGAAAGAAGCCGTTGAAAATGCTATCGCCAAAGCCAGCGCGCAAGCCGAAAAGACTCTTTCTGAAGCACTCACAAAAGCAGATGTCGCTAACAAGCGTCAGATCGAAGTTGAAGTCAAGAAAGCTGTAGAAGAAGCCCTTGCTCCTAAAGATGAGCAGGAAGAAAACAGCGAGGAGGAATCCTAA
- the hmcA gene encoding sulfate respiration complex hexadecaheme cytochrome HmcA, which translates to MANGKKLLRLSSLLIILVGVLGFHLEAMSMVGTPQDESNERPDLIMIDTIAAQQKLELPAVVFLHDAHTKALAEQGKDCTACHQKKKDGKTSLKFMRVENGNPDQLKEIYHNGCISCHTKEAAAGKKTGPQVGECRSCHQVDPEVKAEHAAARMDNTLHFRHWDSKIIKNDKGQDTNCGSCHHEYDKATQKLVYVKGQEEGCVTCHTAKPEGDVKTNTSEAFHEQCITCHKDLAAAKAQKYGPVQCAGCHGLAEAADIKADDAKLLKKMGGTLPRLPRKQPDAVLLTAPAPKGTVGNEAAKGEMIPVAFNHKAHENVTDSCASCHHKTLKKSCSECHTDRGSKEGGFVSLDQAMHNPDSARSCVGCHAIKQKDPNCAGCHELMPKAALKSKESCVVCHNGPKGDTNPATLDASAKAELAADLISERPTSPTMLDTADIPEFVTINALENEYKASKLPHRKIILTLVKNIKSSPLANSFHNSPLTVCASCHHNSPASKTPPSCASCHANASVKEIDGRPALKAAYHGQCMTCHKSMKLTKPASTDCSSCHEPKKNG; encoded by the coding sequence ATGGCAAACGGAAAAAAATTATTGCGATTGTCCAGTCTTCTGATCATCCTTGTCGGGGTGCTCGGCTTCCATTTGGAAGCGATGAGTATGGTAGGAACCCCGCAAGATGAAAGCAATGAGCGTCCGGATCTAATTATGATCGACACTATTGCTGCTCAGCAGAAACTGGAATTGCCTGCGGTTGTGTTTCTACATGATGCACACACAAAGGCATTAGCAGAACAGGGTAAGGACTGTACTGCTTGTCACCAGAAAAAGAAGGACGGCAAAACCTCGCTCAAATTTATGAGAGTCGAGAACGGCAATCCTGACCAGCTTAAGGAAATTTACCACAACGGCTGTATCAGCTGTCATACCAAAGAAGCAGCAGCAGGCAAAAAAACCGGACCTCAGGTCGGTGAATGTCGCAGTTGCCATCAGGTTGACCCCGAAGTTAAAGCGGAACACGCAGCAGCACGCATGGATAACACCTTGCATTTCCGCCACTGGGACTCAAAAATCATTAAAAATGATAAGGGCCAGGACACTAACTGCGGAAGCTGTCACCACGAATACGATAAAGCAACACAGAAGCTCGTATACGTAAAAGGACAGGAAGAAGGGTGCGTGACCTGTCATACTGCCAAACCTGAAGGTGATGTAAAAACAAACACTTCAGAAGCTTTCCATGAGCAGTGTATAACCTGCCACAAAGACCTTGCAGCAGCCAAAGCCCAAAAATACGGCCCTGTTCAGTGTGCCGGATGTCATGGTCTTGCTGAAGCCGCAGACATTAAAGCTGACGACGCCAAGTTGCTGAAAAAAATGGGCGGAACATTACCGCGTCTCCCGAGAAAGCAGCCTGACGCAGTACTTCTGACTGCTCCGGCTCCAAAAGGAACCGTCGGCAACGAAGCTGCCAAAGGCGAAATGATTCCTGTTGCTTTCAACCACAAAGCTCATGAAAACGTTACAGATTCATGTGCATCATGCCACCACAAAACTTTAAAGAAATCATGTTCGGAATGTCACACCGACCGCGGTTCCAAAGAAGGTGGATTCGTTTCTCTGGATCAGGCTATGCACAATCCTGACAGCGCACGCAGCTGCGTAGGTTGTCATGCCATCAAGCAGAAAGATCCCAATTGTGCAGGTTGCCATGAGTTGATGCCTAAAGCAGCTCTAAAATCCAAAGAATCCTGCGTTGTCTGCCACAACGGTCCTAAAGGTGATACAAATCCGGCAACTCTTGACGCCTCCGCCAAGGCTGAGCTTGCTGCAGACCTCATCTCCGAAAGACCTACTTCTCCGACAATGCTCGATACTGCTGATATCCCTGAATTCGTTACCATCAACGCTCTGGAAAACGAATATAAGGCAAGCAAACTTCCCCACCGTAAGATAATTCTCACTTTGGTGAAGAACATAAAAAGCAGTCCACTAGCGAACTCGTTCCACAACTCTCCTCTGACTGTCTGTGCAAGCTGTCATCACAACAGCCCTGCATCCAAGACACCTCCGAGTTGTGCAAGCTGTCATGCTAATGCGTCAGTTAAAGAAATAGACGGACGTCCGGCTCTCAAGGCAGCCTATCATGGCCAGTGTATGACCTGTCACAAAAGCATGAAACTCACGAAGCCTGCTTCTACCGACTGTTCATCCTGTCACGAACCGAAAAAGAACGGCTAG
- the divK gene encoding DVU0259 family response regulator domain-containing protein, translating into MPKKIMVVDDDPDIVEYLVNVFEDHGYLTCRAFDGITAFDVALEEKPDLITLDLEMPHEWGPRFYRRLTQEDQFSDIPVIVISGLSGIHLAIKRAVATIKKPFDPTDVIEIVRKALSDTED; encoded by the coding sequence ATGCCCAAAAAGATAATGGTTGTTGATGATGATCCGGATATTGTTGAATATCTGGTCAACGTGTTTGAAGACCACGGTTACCTGACCTGCCGGGCCTTTGATGGAATCACAGCTTTCGATGTTGCCTTGGAAGAAAAGCCGGATTTAATAACACTTGATCTTGAAATGCCGCATGAATGGGGCCCGCGTTTTTACCGCAGGCTAACTCAGGAAGACCAATTTTCAGATATACCTGTTATCGTAATCAGCGGTTTATCGGGCATTCATCTTGCCATCAAACGTGCAGTCGCAACAATAAAAAAGCCTTTTGACCCTACGGATGTAATAGAAATCGTCAGAAAAGCTCTCAGTGATACTGAGGACTAG
- the divK gene encoding DVU0259 family response regulator domain-containing protein, with product MSKKILIVDDDQEIRSYLTELFGDNGYETVTAEDGKAAIEVAEKEIPDLITLDLEMPNEWGPRFYRKLTQNEDLKRIPVIVISGLNANQYAITKAVATLTKPFDADQLIGIVKATIG from the coding sequence ATGTCTAAGAAAATTTTAATCGTAGATGATGATCAAGAGATTCGTTCTTACTTAACCGAACTGTTCGGTGACAACGGCTATGAAACAGTGACCGCCGAAGACGGAAAGGCCGCTATAGAAGTTGCTGAGAAAGAAATCCCTGATCTGATCACACTTGATCTGGAAATGCCTAATGAATGGGGTCCACGCTTTTATCGTAAGCTGACCCAGAACGAGGATCTTAAACGAATCCCTGTCATCGTAATCAGCGGTCTTAATGCTAACCAGTATGCAATTACTAAAGCAGTTGCCACACTGACCAAGCCTTTCGATGCGGATCAGTTAATCGGAATCGTTAAAGCGACAATCGGCTAA